ACGGATGGTCCCTTACTTTTTAAGGGTCAGTAATCCCACTTTTCTGCATCGTAGTGTTCCTTGCACCCTTCAATCAGTACAAATAAAAGAGCCTAACACAAAGTGTCAGACCCTTTATTAGGCTAACTATTTAATTACCGAAGTAACTGAAGAACGCCCTGCGGTTGCTGATTTGCTTGAGCTAGCATTGCTTGTGAAGCTTGCGCCAAGATAGAGTTTTTAGTTTGCTCCATCATTGTTTTAGCCATATCTGTATCACGAACACGTGATTCAGCAGCTGTCAGGTTTTCAGAAGAAGTACCTAAGTTGTTGATCGTATGCTCTAAACGGTTTTGGTTAGCGCCTAGTTTAGAACGTTCTGCTGAAACAGTGTCAATCGCAGATTGAATTTTTGTAATAGCAGCTGATGCGTTTTTAGCGTTAGAAACATCCAGGCCAGATTCAACACCTGTAGAATCTGTACCATTGCTTACATTTGTATCAGTTGTGAAGCCTGTACCAGTACCAGTCAATCCAAGAGCACTTGCACGCATATCACCAATTTCAAGTGTCAGGCTTTGATTTTCGTTTGCACCGATTTGGAATTGAAGACCTGCTCCAGCTTCAACAGCTTCTTTGGCTTTTACTTCCGCAGACCCATCTACAGTTTCAGCAGCATCTACAGATAGACCGCCAGTTCCAGTGATAGTTGCTGCAGTTGCAGATTCAGCTCCAGTCTTTTGTTCTAATTTAAGTTGTCCGCCATCTTTAGTTGCAGTGTACTTAGCGCTTAATTCAGCATCTGCTCCAATAGCAGCAATTAATCCATCAAGATCTGTGAACTCTCCGGCAGCGGCATCATCAGCAGCGGCAACTGTAAATGTTTTTCCATCTACCACTACTGTGTCGCCTGCAGTTGTACTTAATGTTCCTGTTGATGTTACGCTACCGGCCACGGCAGGAGCAGCTTCCACTGCTGCTTGAGCTGCAGTTGCTGAATCCTTAGAACCATTCAATAATTTCTGTGTATTGAATTCAGTAGTGTTACCGATACGGTTGATTTCAGATGTTAATGAATCCATTTCCTTTTGGATTTCTCCCCGGTCACTAGTTGTATTAGTATCCGTTGATGCCTGTGTAGCA
The DNA window shown above is from Peribacillus sp. FSL P2-0133 and carries:
- a CDS encoding flagellin, which translates into the protein MIINHNISALNTHRQLSSATNAQSKSMEKLASGMRINRAGDDAAGLAISEKMRGQIRGLDQASRNSQDAISLIQTAEGALNETTDILQRMRELATQASTDTNTTSDRGEIQKEMDSLTSEINRIGNTTEFNTQKLLNGSKDSATAAQAAVEAAPAVAGSVTSTGTLSTTAGDTVVVDGKTFTVAAADDAAAGEFTDLDGLIAAIGADAELSAKYTATKDGGQLKLEQKTGAESATAATITGTGGLSVDAAETVDGSAEVKAKEAVEAGAGLQFQIGANENQSLTLEIGDMRASALGLTGTGTGFTTDTNVSNGTDSTGVESGLDVSNAKNASAAITKIQSAIDTVSAERSKLGANQNRLEHTINNLGTSSENLTAAESRVRDTDMAKTMMEQTKNSILAQASQAMLAQANQQPQGVLQLLR